The following coding sequences are from one Streptomyces venezuelae window:
- a CDS encoding DUF397 domain-containing protein produces MPPWQKSSFSGPADGSQCVELARDKSNLLLRESDDPDHILTLTPGALSALISHATQPGTTREEFNLPSERAAPSTTHIYPRHLATSPGSS; encoded by the coding sequence GTGCCCCCGTGGCAGAAGTCCTCCTTCTCCGGTCCGGCCGACGGAAGCCAGTGCGTCGAACTCGCCCGCGACAAGAGCAACCTGCTCCTCCGCGAGAGCGACGACCCCGACCACATACTCACCCTCACCCCCGGTGCCCTCTCTGCCCTCATATCGCACGCCACACAACCGGGCACGACCCGTGAGGAATTCAACCTGCCCTCCGAGAGAGCGGCACCTTCGACCACACACATTTACCCTCGCCACCTCGCCACCTCGCCAGGAAGCAGTTGA
- a CDS encoding helix-turn-helix domain-containing protein encodes MPARIQPTARQRRLGAELRKLRESAGLSSGQAAGLLGVKQAQMSQFEAGNAGINEERVRRLAAHYGCADAELVNALAAMATERTRGWWEEYRDVLPPAFADLAELEHHSRFMQVIDTAHVPGLLQTEEYARAVLGYRVPQLPASELEPRLAHRMRRKLALSGEGATPYEAVLHESVLHTRVADRRVARAQLAALLGESERPEVTMRVVPFDVDGFGGASSMMLYAGGAVPTLDTVQSETPYGPVFMDASGQLEAMRTLFRKVESASLEPVPSRDLIHRLIKEL; translated from the coding sequence GTGCCAGCAAGGATTCAGCCAACCGCCCGGCAGCGGCGCCTCGGAGCCGAGCTGCGCAAGCTCCGGGAAAGCGCCGGCCTCTCGTCCGGTCAGGCCGCGGGGCTGCTCGGGGTCAAGCAGGCCCAGATGAGCCAGTTCGAGGCGGGCAACGCGGGGATCAACGAGGAGCGGGTGCGTCGACTCGCGGCGCATTACGGCTGCGCGGACGCCGAGTTGGTCAATGCGCTCGCGGCCATGGCCACGGAACGTACACGAGGATGGTGGGAGGAGTACCGGGACGTACTACCGCCCGCTTTCGCCGACTTGGCTGAGCTGGAGCACCACTCTCGGTTCATGCAAGTGATTGACACTGCACATGTTCCGGGGCTGCTCCAGACCGAGGAGTATGCGCGTGCCGTACTCGGCTATCGCGTGCCGCAGCTCCCAGCCAGTGAACTGGAGCCGCGATTGGCCCACCGGATGCGCCGCAAGCTGGCCCTGTCCGGTGAGGGGGCGACTCCATACGAAGCGGTACTGCACGAGTCCGTGTTGCACACCCGCGTCGCAGACCGTCGCGTGGCCCGCGCACAGCTGGCCGCGCTGCTCGGCGAATCCGAGCGCCCCGAAGTCACCATGCGAGTGGTCCCATTCGACGTGGACGGTTTTGGTGGAGCAAGCTCGATGATGCTGTACGCGGGCGGCGCGGTACCCACGTTGGACACCGTCCAGAGTGAAACGCCGTATGGGCCGGTATTCATGGACGCGTCCGGCCAACTAGAAGCGATGCGAACACTTTTCCGTAAAGTGGAGTCCGCATCGCTCGAACCCGTTCCCTCGCGGGACCTCATTCACCGCCTGATCAAGGAGCTCTGA
- a CDS encoding ATP-binding protein: MPETETWTYTLAIPNDPLAVPVSRHTLRLILRAYGLPHLADAAELVATELIANAVQHTKGPAALRMQWADAVLRIGVWDTDPTPPSPARGATGWGETTGRGLGLVRECADGWGWCARERDEGRGKLVWCELTGDVAAA, encoded by the coding sequence ATGCCGGAAACCGAGACCTGGACCTACACCCTCGCCATCCCCAACGATCCCCTCGCCGTCCCCGTGAGCCGCCACACCCTCCGCCTCATCCTGAGGGCATACGGCCTGCCCCACCTCGCGGACGCCGCCGAGCTCGTCGCCACGGAGCTGATCGCCAACGCCGTACAGCACACCAAGGGCCCCGCCGCCCTGCGCATGCAGTGGGCGGACGCGGTGCTCCGCATCGGGGTGTGGGACACGGATCCCACGCCGCCGTCCCCGGCCAGGGGGGCCACGGGGTGGGGTGAGACGACGGGCAGAGGGCTCGGGCTCGTACGGGAATGTGCGGACGGGTGGGGGTGGTGCGCGCGGGAGCGTGACGAGGGGCGGGGGAAGCTCGTGTGGTGTGAGCTGACGGGGGACGTGGCAGCTGCCTGA
- a CDS encoding (Fe-S)-binding protein has product MQLAAIIVSLVLIAVGVALFGRAIVQIYKFVRLGQPVPAGLRTDNPFQRTVTVVKEFLGHTRMNKWGVVGFAHWFVAVGFFSLLLTIVNAIGQLFKADWMLPIIGDWAPYNMFVEFIGTMTVLGILTLIVIRQLNRPDRPGRKSRFAGSKTGQAYFVETVILIVGVCIFTLHALEGAQHHVGSYEASFFISYPFVSWFAGMDLSTLQNLTYFFAGLKIATSFIWMIVVGLNTNMGVAWHRFLAFPNIWFKREADGGTALGELQPMTSGGKPIDWEDPGEDDVFGVSQVEQFSWKGILDFSTCTECGRCQSQCPAWNTGKPLSPKLLIMSLRDHAHAKAPYLLAGGGKTMEGEEKATEEQLKDVPAAALAEAERPLIGTHEENGVIDPDVLWSCTTCGACVEQCPVDIEHIDHIVDMRRYQVMIESAFPSEAGTMLKNLEKKGNPWGLAKKQRLEWTKEVDFEVPVVGKDIEDLTEVEYLYWVGCAGALEDRAKKTTKAFAELLHIAGVKFAIMGGDEKCTGDSARRLGNEPLFQQLGQENVATLNMAFGEDDEDESTKKPKTAKKIVATCPHCLNTLGNEYPQLGGDYEVIHHTQLLQHLIDEGKLIPVTPVEGLITYHDPCYLGRHNKIYTPPREIIGKVPGLRNEEMHRHKERGFCCGAGGARMWMEERIGKRINTERVDEALSLNPDIVSTACPFCLVMLTDSVNGKKNDGQARESLQVVDVAQLLLDSVKTPADPADEAESADEPEPEPVK; this is encoded by the coding sequence ATGCAACTCGCCGCGATCATCGTGTCGCTGGTCCTAATCGCGGTCGGCGTCGCGCTGTTCGGCCGTGCCATCGTGCAGATCTACAAGTTCGTGCGACTCGGCCAGCCCGTGCCCGCCGGACTCAGGACCGACAACCCCTTCCAGCGCACCGTCACCGTGGTCAAGGAGTTCCTCGGTCACACGCGCATGAACAAGTGGGGCGTCGTCGGCTTCGCGCACTGGTTCGTGGCGGTGGGCTTCTTCTCGCTGCTGCTGACGATCGTCAACGCCATCGGCCAGCTCTTCAAGGCCGACTGGATGCTGCCGATCATCGGTGACTGGGCGCCGTACAACATGTTCGTCGAGTTCATCGGCACGATGACCGTGCTCGGCATCCTCACGCTGATCGTCATCCGGCAGCTGAACCGTCCCGACAGGCCGGGCCGCAAGTCCCGCTTCGCGGGTTCCAAGACGGGCCAGGCGTACTTCGTCGAGACCGTCATCCTCATCGTCGGCGTCTGCATCTTCACGCTGCACGCCCTCGAGGGCGCCCAGCACCACGTGGGCAGCTACGAGGCGTCGTTCTTCATCTCGTACCCGTTCGTGTCCTGGTTCGCGGGGATGGACCTCTCCACCCTCCAGAACCTCACGTACTTCTTCGCGGGCCTGAAGATCGCGACCTCCTTCATCTGGATGATCGTGGTCGGCCTCAACACCAACATGGGTGTGGCCTGGCACCGCTTCCTGGCCTTCCCGAACATCTGGTTCAAGCGCGAGGCCGACGGCGGTACGGCGCTCGGCGAACTGCAGCCCATGACGTCCGGCGGCAAGCCGATCGACTGGGAGGACCCGGGCGAGGACGACGTCTTCGGCGTCTCCCAGGTCGAGCAGTTCAGCTGGAAGGGCATCCTCGACTTCTCCACCTGCACCGAGTGCGGCCGCTGCCAGTCGCAGTGCCCCGCCTGGAACACGGGCAAGCCGCTCTCCCCGAAGCTCCTCATCATGTCCCTGCGGGACCACGCGCACGCCAAGGCGCCGTACCTGCTCGCGGGCGGCGGCAAGACCATGGAGGGCGAGGAGAAGGCGACCGAGGAGCAGCTCAAGGACGTGCCGGCCGCGGCTCTCGCGGAGGCCGAGCGCCCGCTCATCGGCACGCACGAAGAGAACGGCGTCATCGACCCGGACGTCCTGTGGTCCTGCACCACGTGCGGTGCCTGCGTCGAGCAGTGCCCGGTCGACATCGAGCACATCGACCACATCGTCGACATGCGCCGCTACCAGGTGATGATCGAGTCGGCCTTCCCCTCCGAGGCGGGCACGATGCTCAAGAACCTGGAGAAGAAGGGCAACCCCTGGGGCCTCGCCAAGAAGCAGCGCCTGGAGTGGACGAAGGAAGTCGACTTCGAGGTGCCGGTCGTCGGCAAGGACATCGAGGACCTCACCGAGGTCGAGTACCTGTACTGGGTCGGCTGCGCCGGCGCCCTGGAGGACCGCGCCAAAAAGACGACGAAGGCGTTCGCGGAGCTGCTCCACATCGCGGGCGTGAAGTTCGCGATCATGGGCGGCGACGAGAAGTGCACGGGTGACTCGGCCCGCCGCCTCGGCAACGAGCCGCTGTTCCAGCAGCTCGGCCAGGAGAACGTCGCCACGCTGAACATGGCGTTCGGCGAGGATGACGAGGACGAGTCGACGAAGAAGCCGAAGACGGCGAAGAAGATCGTCGCGACCTGCCCGCACTGCCTCAACACGCTCGGCAACGAGTACCCGCAGCTCGGCGGCGACTACGAGGTCATCCACCACACCCAGCTGCTCCAGCACCTCATCGACGAGGGCAAGCTGATCCCCGTGACGCCGGTCGAGGGCCTCATCACCTACCACGACCCGTGCTACCTGGGCCGCCACAACAAGATCTACACGCCCCCGCGCGAGATCATCGGCAAGGTCCCGGGCCTCCGCAACGAGGAGATGCACCGCCACAAGGAGCGCGGCTTCTGCTGTGGCGCCGGTGGTGCGCGCATGTGGATGGAGGAGCGGATCGGCAAGCGGATCAACACGGAGCGGGTCGACGAGGCGCTGTCCCTGAACCCGGACATCGTGTCCACCGCGTGTCCGTTCTGCCTCGTCATGCTGACGGACTCCGTCAACGGCAAGAAGAACGACGGCCAGGCCAGGGAGTCCCTCCAGGTCGTGGACGTCGCGCAGCTGCTGCTCGACTCGGTGAAGACGCCGGCGGATCCGGCGGACGAGGCGGAGTCGGCGGACGAGCCGGAGCCGGAACCGGTGAAGTAG